The following DNA comes from Lathamus discolor isolate bLatDis1 chromosome 5, bLatDis1.hap1, whole genome shotgun sequence.
CACACGTGGAAAACTTTTCCTGTATACATTTACTTCTTTTCACATTTGTGATTGCAGCCAGTCCAAATGTTTATGCTGAGATTGCCCTGACTACAGCCCCCACTTGAATCTTTTTGGCTTCCCATCTATTTTCTCACATCTTCCCCTTACATTTCTGTTCCAGCTTCCCATCTATTTCCTCACATACTTTCCTTACAAACCATCTTTCAGGAACTTTTCTAAattttgtctgtatttcatTCCATTATATTCCTGTCTCTATTTGGTTCAGCTTCCTTCTTTTTGCATTACTGGTTGCTTTGTCACCCACTATACTCAATAACACTTTTCCTGActgctctctgcttttcatGACAACAAACGTCCAAGTTGGAGCCCATATCTGTTGTCGGATCAGGACAGGCTTGAGGACCATCACTTCACCTTCCTCCCAAAGCTCGGTTCAGCATGGCACACTGGCACCTGAATGGCTCCAGAGAGTCATCCTGGGCCAGCAGGGACTTTTCTGTGCCTTACCATTAGGAAGCAGGAGCCCTAGAGGAAGTCAGAAGTTAGTGATCCTAGGGCTAGGGGCAGAGAAGAAGGTGCTAGGATCAGGGGCAGCCATGGGTTTCTGAGTGGATTATCCCTTCTATGTTTTGTTGATGTATTTACTATCAAAAGACTTTCCCATAAAACTAGTGAGTCTTGATTCAGCAAAACTTATACTGATTTAGGCAAAAGTAGTTAAAATTAGGTGATGAGTCAGCGGTAATTCAGATTCTGAAAGTCTGTGGGAATCATAATGTAGACTGAAAGCAAGCTCTGAACTTCACCTCTGAATCGTCACTCCCAAGAAGTTACTTTGAAGTGGATCGCCAGCTATTACAAACAGATATTGCGCAGCGAGAATCAGTGGAGACCGGCTGGCTGACTTGTTCAAACTAACCTCTGATCCATTGACTTGGGGCTCTGATAGAAATCCATGCGAATGCAGCAGAGTTGCTTAAGCAAGTTACGTAAAGGTAGCGAGTAGTTTAAAAAGTCAAAGATAAAGTGTAATGACAAAGTACAACAGAAACCTCCAGTTTCCAAATTTGTCAATGCTGCCATGAACTTTTCCCATTAAACATTTTTTAGCAGCCCTCATGCCTTCCACAAGTGctgaagaaaaccccaaaatacatGAAGCACTGCTTGAGGAGAATTCGCTGTTTTAGGGCTTGTTAGCCAACCCCTTGCCCaactgctgcagccagcacaggcTTGTGGCCCCTCATCCCTTCAGGCAACCCCACAGCACAGGCCTTGCTGTCATTGCACGCAGGGGTCCCCTGGGGGCTCCGTGGGACGCGGTGCTGCGGGTGACGGGCTGTGTCTGTCGTTGCAGTGCCGGGCGCGCCGGGCGCCCCTGCCAGCAGCCCGCCGTGCACCGTCAACATCCCCATCGCCCCCATCCACAGCTCGGCACAGGCCATGTCGCCCACCCAGAGCATCGGCCTCGTCCAGTCGCTGCTGGCCAATCAGAACGTGCAGCTGGATGTGCTGACCAATCCGCCGGCGGAAGCGGGGGGCGAGGGGGCGGGGCCATTCCCGGGGCCGCCGGGCCGTTTCCCGGCGCCCGGGGCAGGGCAGCTGGCCGGGGCTGCGGGCGATATGGGCCGCGCTGCCCCTGTGCCCCCGGCCCTCGCCCCGCCACCTCCCGCGCCCCCCGCCATCACCCTGGCCGACCTGCGGGACCATGGCGACCGTGAGCATGAGCCCCTGCCCAAGGCCAAGGCCCCACGGCCGGCGCCACAGCTGGTGGAAGGGGACGCCGTCATCTTCGGGGCCactccagagctgcagctgaacaAGATGAACCCACCGCCACCCTACCCTGGCACCATCCCCAccgctcctcctgctgccctgccacCACCACCTGGCCCCCCGCAGCCGCCCCTCGACCTCTGCCTGAAAAAGGGGGAGTTCTCCCTTTACCCGGCAGGGCACTACCAGACACCACTGGGGTATGAGCGGATAACCACGTTCGACAGCAGCGGCAACGTGGAGGAGGTGTGCCGGCCTCGCACCAGGATGCTCTGTGCGCAGAGCACGTACACCCTGCCGGGGCCCGGCAGCTCCGCCACCTTGCGTATCACCGCTGCTGAGAAGAAGATgcagcagccctgcaccagcgccACCCTGAACCGACTCACGGTCCCCCGTTACTCCATCCCAACTGGGGACCCGCCGCCCTACCCTGACATCGCCAGCCAGCTGGCCCAGGGCAGAAGCATCACGCAGAGGCTGGACAGCAGTATCATTCACGCGACTCTGCGGAGGAACAGCAGAGAGGCAGCCTTGAAAATGGCTCAGCTGGTGGATGGTCAGAGAGCCACTTTGCAACTTCCCCCGAAAGCCAAGAGCAACGTTGTGACGGCACAGTACCAGCAAAGAGTACCCACCGCCTTGTACACCTGCAGCCAGTGCAGCAGCAACAACGGCAGTGGTGGCGGCAGCAACCCAAGCGCTGGTGGTGCAGGCAGCATCGCTAGTGCCAACGCTAGTAGCAGCACTTCCAGTGTCGGTGGCATGAGATCTGATCTGAGCACGGGCAGTgcctcccagcacagctctgtcaTGGCTCACTCCGTCAGTACTTCGCCTCTGGCCTCCCAGTCGTCCTACAGCTTGCTGAGCCCGCCTGATAATTCCCGTGACAGAGCGGATTATATCAACTCCGCCTTTACGGAGGATGAGGCTCtatctcagcactgcccagtgGAGAAATCAATACGGCACGTGCCTGTGTCCCTGGCGGAGGCTGCCCTCAGTGTAAAACGGCCACCGCCGTACCAGTGGGACCCTATGGTGAGTGAAGAGATATGGGTTCCTCAGGAAAGGACATCTCAGAGCTCAGTGCCCAACCCTCTAAAACCAACTCCTCTTATCATTGGTCAAGCTCAACATCTGGATATGTCTCGAGTACCGTTTGTTTCCCCCAAATCTCCAACCAGTCCCACTGCCACTTTCCAGACGAGTTATGGGGTTGGAGTACCTTACCCAGGAAACTACAGTGCCCCTCCCCTTCAGGGAATgcagcctccctgctcccccaAAGAAGCTCTGGCTCCAACACAGTTTGCACAGCAGGAGCCCGCAGTTGTGCTTCAGCCAGGTTATCCATCCAACCTCTCCTATTGCCCTTTGCCACCCATGTACCCGGGAAGTAGCGCCTGCTCTAGTTTACAGCTGCCACCAATCGCCTTGCACCCATGGAGTTCCTACAGCACCTGCCCACCCGTACAGAACCCCCAGGGCACGTTGCCCCCCAAACCGCTCCTTGTGGTGGAGAAGCCAGTAATGTCTCCCCCGCCAGTAGAGCTGCAGGGCCatgtgggcacagaggtgatgGTGGAGACGGCAGACACCTTCCAGGAAGTGCTCTCCTTGACAGAAAGCCCCGTTCCTCAAAGGACAGATAAATTTGGCAAGAAGAGCCGGAAGCGCTTGGACAGTCGAGCTGAGGAAGGAAATGTGCAGGCTATTACTGAGGGCAAGGTCAAAAAGGAGGCAAGGACGCTGACTGACTTCAATTCGCTAATATCCAGCCCTcggctggggagggagaagaagaaggTTAAGAGCCAGAAAGACCAGCTGAAATCCAAGAAGCTAAACAAGACAAATGAGTTTCAGGACAGTTCAGAGAGTGAGCCAGAGCTTTTTATCAGTGGGGATGAACTGATGAACCAGAGTCAGGGCAGCAAAAAAGGTTGGAAAACCAAAAGGAGTTTGAGGACAGCCAGTGAACTGGATGAATTCAAGTGCCGGAAGGCCAGCGAGAAGGAGGATGGCAGGCTGGGGAGCCAGGGCTTTGTATATGTGATGGCCAACAAGCAGCCGCTCTGGAATGAGGCAACACAAGTCTACCAGCTGGACTTCGGAGGGCGGGTGACCCAGGAGTCAGCAAAAAACTTCCAGATTGAGCTGGAAGGACGACAGGTAGGAGGGGTGGTACACGAGGGCCCGCGTGGGGACTGGGCGGGGGAATGCCATGCCAGGAATGAGCTCTGCCTCTCATGCAGTGAGTGCCTCCCGCTTGTGTGAGCTGCTCTGCGAAGAACAGCTTTGTCATATGGTTGATAAAAAAAGCAACCATCAAAGGTCTGGATTCAGAACGGAAGGTAAAGTTCAGTTGTAAAGCAAATGTACAAAATAGGTTTGGTTTTACTGCAGTCGGACACGAGAATAAGGGCCTCATCTGGTGCCACTGGCTCTCACTTCTGGAGGTGGGTTTTGTAATAAACACGTCTCCCCAGTGGTAGCTGTGTTTGCTGTCAGTGGTTGTGGATGGCAGCTATCTGAGTGAACGCTGCAGTGCTCATGAAAGTTAGCCAGTCAGAGGACAGATAAGACAGAGGTAATGGATGAGCACTTAGGTTCCCTCCATGCCAAAATTTCTCCTGTGGGTTACCAGGCCTCTGGTTCTGGTTCTTAGTGCTAGACCCTTCCCAGAACAAATCATTCCTGAGCTGCTTCTGACCCACTAATGGGTAGAGGGGTCTGTGGATAGTTCAGAAAACCCCATGTTTAATTTTAGGCTCTCACCTTGGCCCAAGTGGGATGTTACTGCACCAAACCCAGGCTATTAAGTGGTTGTAATCATCAGGACATTAAGACTTAGGAGACACATACTTATTTCATTGTCCAGCTCTCCCATCACTGTAAGTCACTTTTGATTTATTAAAAGACATCAAGGCTCTCGATTCCCTCTGATTTAAATGGGGAGTTGGATGTCTTAAATATCCAACATGCATGACTGGTGATAGTCTCTTGATTTCATTCCTCTGTAACAACAGCTCATTAAAAAGGCAGTCATCAGAGCTATTTATATTCCTTTCTTTGGTTAAACGGCTGTGGGTACATGCCCATGGGCAGCTGTGCTAAAACACCTTGCTGCAGGCTTTATTGGTTTGGGAGCAAAGCCTGACTCAGCTTCCGCAGACAGCCCTTATTATCTCTGGGTTCTTCACTATAGAGCAAATATGATCTGGGCTTCTCATGgagcaaatgaaaaagcaatagTAATAGGCCAAACTTAAGATATTCCCTGTGGAACAACACCACTACCTGACTAGCCTTGCTTTACATTTCAAACAGGTCCCATGGTCCCTCATTCTTGGTGCAATTACGTGCTCGTGAAGCTtatgcaaaggaaaacagaactgcTAAGAACATGCAACTTACCAGTTACGAAGTGCTAGAGTCAGGAGACTGGTTATTCCCCTTCCCTGAAagcttctttctttgaaaagaaaatctgtttttctgatGGGCTGATGATTGGATCTCTCCAAGGGAGAGAATGGTATTTTACTGCATGAAGCATGTTGCTGGTGTAACTCATATCTGCTGGAGTAGTTGATGACAATCTCCTTACATCAATGCTGTATACAGTCTAGTATGTTTTAAAGCTCAATTTACTCTATAAAGTCAAATATTGTAGTCAAATACTCCATACAGCACAACAGTACAGTGTTGTTACTCTTCCTTGGCTTCGTACCCCATTCTGTGAGTAGCCCCATTCATATTAGCTCAGGAGAGGAGGTGTTTGTGCAAAGGAGCAAAaccattttgcttttattcttctctggttcttttcctgtggatCACTTTTTTTGACcttgttctctttttccttcccttctcctcttcccctgcTTCCCAGGTGATGCAGTTTGGAAGGATTGATGGCAATGCTTATATTTTGGACTTTCAGTATCCATTTTCTGCAGTGCAAGCCTTTGCTGTTGCTCTGGCTAATGTGACTCAACGCCTCAAATGAACAAGCAGAGACTGGAGAGAGGAAATTGTTGACCTTCTCAGAAAGTCCGAACCGGAAAATGTCAGGGCAGCCTGCTTTAGGTGTGCAGAGGTGCCTGGGAGCGAAGAAGGCAGTAAAACTGGAAAAGTCTCTTGGTGCCCAACAGAAGGGCATTAACTCTAATCAGTCATGGGGTAGAGGGTGGGGGgctgttttctgtttagtttgtttgtttgtttgtttgttttcaggtgtttggtttttttcctttgaagcatTGTGCTGGGTCTCAGAAAGAGCAAAGGGTTGAGAGCCATTCAGTGTTACTTGGAGAAGTGTGGCTTTTGGCTTGTTGTGGTGGTTCTGCCGTGTTTGCTACAGTAGCTCATGTAAGCTCATAGGGGGATTAAAAAAGACTGCTCTTTTTGATAGACTGCCTTATATCatgttgttctttttaaaacaggGAACGTAACTTTTTTTCTGGTCCAGTTTGTACTACTACTACATCAGTGATagcagcaaaaaaaggaaaaaaaaaagaagctataaTACTTGAAGACAcatgtttcttctttgataTCTGATAGTAACTGAGCATCACAGGTTCCAAGGAGGCGTATGTAGGTCAATgtttaatttataaataatgATGTATTATTAAGAAGAGAAACAGTTGTTACCAATGGGTGGTTTAAAACCCCACTGTATTGAAGAAGTTGATGTTTGCTTGGTTTGTGTGCTGTTATTGGGGATAAACATCTTTCAGTAGGTGACGGAAGTTAAAGGATTAATTACAAGCATTGCTTCTTTTGTTATTGGGAGATAAACATCTTTCAGTGGGTAGCAGAAAATAGGGGAGGAAGTAATCATGAGCACCGCTTCTTTGCTCATACTGATCAGCAGTATTCTCTGATTTGGTAGCTGGGAGAGGTACAGTGTGAGCAGGTGTACATCTGAGGCCACACCTGTACGTGCTCCTCATTTAAACGTGTTTACACTTCATAAACAAAGCAGATGAGAAGGCCCAGTGTATTCAGTCTTCTTAGCAATCAGTATGAATCAAGTTCCACAACAGTGTagaggaaggaggcagaagtGTAACAAGTCATGACAGGCAGCAATTTCATGAGGAAAGTAGTTTCAGTACAGGAAACAACATCGTGGCTGGCTGGAGAACAAATGAGTTGAAAGAGGAAGATAAAAACGGACAGAATCATCCCTCTTATCATCTTGCTACTTGACTAGTCTTTGTGACTGTGGTTTGAGAATATAATGCTCCAGCTAAGAGCAGGAAGCCAAGTTTATGGGGAGTATTACAAAGGAAGGGTTCACAACAGTAGTATGACTCTCTGCAGTTCTTTCTGGTGGACATGCAGACCTGTTGTGCATTTCAGAAGGGTTACTTGCACAGAAGAGTTTCTGTGTTGTCAGTGTGTTGTGCACAtgcttatttgctttctttttcctccttgcctGCATTTTGATATGGAAGTAGTTTGCCCAGTaacacacaaaccccaaaactattGATGTTATTATTTGGACATTAGATTACAAAATGTAACTGCAGATTTCCTTCAGAAATTACTCTTTTCAAGTGAAAGGCACACTGAGAAAGTTGTGTTGGTTGAGGTGTCAATGACTGCTTTGTCTTTCATCCGTGGTTTAACTTCTCACTTGAAAAACTTGTTATAACTTAAGATGAATAGGtgtgcttttctgtctttactTAAATCCTAATGGTAGGGCAGGCGTGTGTTCCATTTGGTTCATTCTAGAGGAACATATAGCATAACATACTGCATAAGACCCTGCTGTATTAGAGGTTATCAGCATGCAGTGAGTTTACACCTGCTCTGCTGAGGCTTCTAGAACTGTACAGCACACAAGGAGTAACGCCAATCAGGAAGGAGTTTCAGAGGGTTGCCAAGGGGGATAATGAGGCAGATCATCCACAGGTAATGTGCAGCAGGGTAAGTCCAGGAAAAACGACATGCAGGATTATTTCTTTAGCGAGAGGAAGTAGAGGtaggaaggggaaggagtgGGGAAGTAGATGGTACCATGCCTGTATTATCCCAAagctcagcagcttctgcttgcATGTAGGAGTGGTCAGGCACGACATTCCCCTTGGCATCTAGCTGATTGTTGTTTGGTTCAATTAAGATTTTTCCATCGGTTGTCTGGGCCCATTTGTTTCTCACATGCATGATTTATTCAATAGTTTGAGTGCTTGTGTGTATACTGTGTGTGGAACAGAGGAACCGAAATGGGTTTGGTTCCAGTCCCTTTAAAATCAGTGGAAGTGTTTCCCCTGTATTTTTGTCGATGAAGCAGTATTATTAAGCCCTTTATATTGAGTTACACACTGTACAAACAGTAGGTTGAATTCTCAGTCCACTGAATCCAGTCAGTACACAAGGAGGAAAGTTGGCTGATGAGAATCTTCACCTGCCCTAACGTCTGTGGTAACCAGTCATACCCTAATTAGAGTATAACAGGCAGGCACTGAACACCGTAAGAGAAGAAACATACCCTGGCTTGCTTGCTGAGGGAAGGGCTGCTCAGTTACGTGCTAGAAATCTTCAGCTGAAAGAAACATTGCCTGTATTTTCAAGCCAAAATTGTTAATACATGGAACCAACAtgaatggtttgttttttttctgaacaaaatcTAGAACAAAATAGAAGGACTTCTGCCTAAATAGAAGGACTTCTGCATATGGTTTCTTTAACCTTCCAGGGAACAGTATTCCTCTTCACCTGGTTCATTCCAAATTTTTCCAGTTACCAGCAGTTTTGTGCAAATGAAGAACTGAGAAATGAAACCTGATACAATAAGTAGTAGAGTTAGTAATTTGGTTTCACTGGCCCAGGTCATGATTGTGTCCTTCTGATGGCACTTACAAGGAGTCTTGGCGTAGAAAGAGACCTCATTTCTGCCCCAGCAAAGCACAAGGAATAACTAtcaaaaattcagaaaataaatacaattccCAACATACTTCCCATTTACTTATCAGAAAATGCTATAGGATAAGATAATCTTTATCTTCTTGAAAATCATTTAACAGAGTCCCTTTAATTGAGGATTTTAATAACGTAGAGAATAGCCCATATTACAGAGAAATATACCGGCAAATATATAGAATTTTAATGAAAGGAATGGAATTTATGCAAATATCTGGGTATGCAACTGGATCCTGAATTATACAAAAAACAAGTGAAAGTGacagttgtttcatttttctttgagaTACAATATgggaaagaaatttaaaagccTCTTCCAAAATAATCACTTAAATCCTGAAGATTGCTATTGCATTCAGCCAAAAGATAGATGTTACATTTTCTGTTCTATTAGTAAATCCCTGGTTTCCTGTGGATAACTGAGTTCTTCTAGGAAGAATGTAGCTGTGTTCAGAAATACCTAGTTCTTTTATACATACAGTAATTCCCAGTAGTTAAGTATGTTTTTCccaaagctttttttcagtTGTGCAATAATTGTGACAGTCTGGgggttttactttttgtttgtctgtttgtttgtttaggttttggggttttttagggATTtttgagtggggtttttttaagataatttAATGCAGATTTCCTGTTAATGTCCAAAAGACAAATTATTTATCTTGCATAATGTAATAAGCGATTTAGGGATTATTTTATTACTATGTATCAGTGAGTTATACACACtttcttatttatatttataaagcATCTTTGTAAGTAATTGCTTGCTAGCAGGATGTTTTGCTGCAAGAAGTTAAAAACGCATATAGGAAGACCTGTTTTTGCTGGATAGTGTGCAGAATTTCATAATGCAGGCAGGCAAAAATATCTGGTGGCAGCTGAAAAGACAGTGAGTTTGCTGTGAAGGACTGTGTAGATTACAAAGAGTTTAGATGACTTCTTGGGACCTGCAGAAATTTGTCCTTCTccactgttttcctcttttgtttctaGCTTAATTCACTGGGGAGCTTCCAGCAGAGTCTAAAAATTGATAATTGAAGTCTGGTATGAAGTGCACCATGCATGGAGTGGCAAATTTTAGCTTGAAACAGCGAGAATATCATGTTTCTGCAACATGGTAAGAAACCGtaagaaggaggggagtgaaagaggaaaaagatgaaTTATTACATTAATAATTTTGCACTCAGTTCCAGAGGTAGCAGCAATATTGTGCCATGGGCTGCCTGAGTAGCAGTAAATCTGCACAAAGCTTCATATCAGTTAAATAAACTTTTTGTGATGCAACCACAAGTAAAACAGCTCCACATTTCTCTCTTCAGTTTTGTTCCATTATTTTATGAAGATGCGTGAAAGTCTACCGGCATCAAAGATCTCTGATGTGCTTTGAGCCTAGGCTTTCTGTAGGACCAGGCTTTCCATGATGTGACTTTTTAATGTCCTCTCATGAATTCCAAACAGATTTTGGAGGTTGCCTGATCATTGCCTTAgacattttctgtgcatttgctTTTTGCAGCCTTATGTCTGTGATCCTGTGTTATGTTGGTGCCCTATTGCCTGTCAGAAACAGTTTAAGTCCGCATATGAAGAGCGCAGCACATGCAAAAACTGATTTGATtgagagaaaagggagagaagacaGAGTAAGTTTTCACTGgcttttctttaacttttaTGAATGTTTCCCAGAGCAACATGTTGGAAACTGCACATTTCTGGAGAGCCCAAACCACTCCAGACCAGCAAGTCTGACTCGAAGATTAGTAACACATGAGCCACTTGCATGGCATGCTGACAGAGGGCCAACTTCTAGCCTCACTACATGGTTACACCAGGATACATAAGAGAGTAGAATCTGACCCAAAATATACTTTCCCATTACTATGTGATTATAAGGAATGACTTATATGACCCATGTATCCACTTAAGAAAATTATAAAGCATTAGCCAACAACAGTTGACAGTTCTGTATAACCCTTGAAGAATGCtagatttttgctttttattcctgtttgtAAGATTCTATCAAGGAGAGCAAGGTGTTTATGTTATTTAGAGATAGATATAATAGATTTCCTGGCATAAGAGAGCAAATGTTCTTATACTGCtgacaaaaatggaaaaattctggtaaattaattttcccattttctagTCCCTTCACCTTCAAGGCAAGCACAATCCGCCATCTGCAAATACCAGTTTAGAGTCCTGCTACCCTCAGGAGTAGTCCGCAGGTAGGCACCACAGGTCCTCTTTGCAGGACTGGAATTCACATGCACCATTCTTCAAGGAATAAGATTAATTACTACTTGTGAACCATGGGCTACGGGAATTACTTTATCTTtgtgtttatttaattttcatctgaaaaaatcCTGCAGAGAAGTTCTAAGATTAAAAGGCTCAGCTTTGTATGTTGCCTGATATCTCTGAAGATGTATCAGGAGGTAATTTCTTTGGCATTTTGATTGCTGCTGCATCTAGAAAATTAGATTTTTAAGACAAAAGCAATTAACcaaataaaagaatgaaacGGGATTCAGTGAAGCAGTTCTTGCTAAGAAGATTAAGAACTTCATCCTTCAACTTTTGATTTTACAAACTGATCTATAATGAGAAATTTGTGCTTCAAGGCAAATTGATTGTTGTGGAGAACTATGCCAGTGCTCAGGTTTGCTGATCCAGAGCTGACTgcaggatgaaaagaaaatgattgtGTGAGacttaaaatcaaataaatgaaGATAACAAATACTTACCTATCCAGAGcattcaataaaaaaaattagatgGCAGAACGTTAAAGCCTGCCAGTTTATTCTTAATGCTTGCCCTCCAGTTTACACTGTTACAGATTTAAAGATAGGGTCTGATTCAGCAATTTGGAATCCTGACAAATATTGTCTATATGTGGCCTGTTTATCTTAGTGGCCAAGTAAATGGTTTAAATAATGGGTTAAGattaaagtaataataaaagagaaacattttcaaacagtGTTCAGCCACCCAAGTTTCAAGTATTTCACTGGCATAGTGCTCAGCTTGTAATTCCTACTTAGGTTGTTTCAAGCTATTTGTTCACagctttcctgattttccaTTTGGTTCTTTTGCTTGCTTGAAACATGTTTTGCCTTTGGTTGCCTTTTGTTTCACCATTTCTGCATTcactgctcttttttctttctgtgtgttgtGCGTTTGGGGAAGGGTATGTCTGTTCAAGATCTCGTTGTTTATTGTAGATAAAATATATGGTGTTGTGGAATAGCATGGGG
Coding sequences within:
- the TULP4 gene encoding tubby-related protein 4 isoform X4; translated protein: MYAAVEHGPVLCSDSNILCLSWKGRVPKSEKEKPVCRRRYYEEGWLATGNGRGVVGVTFTSSHCRRDRNTPQRINFNLRGHNSEVLFGTADGQVIVMDCHGRMLAHVLLHESDGILSMSWNYPSFLVEDSSESDTDSDDYSPPQDGPAAYPVPVQNTKPLLTVSFTSGDISLMNNYDDLSPTIIRSGLKDVVVQWCTQGDLLAVAGMEKQSQLVDLSNGSLLKSALVKFYNVRGEHIYTLETPVQRPIISICWGHRDSRLLMASGPALYVVRVEHRVSSLQLLCQQTIASCLRDDKDISKLTLPPRLCSYLTTAFIPTIKPPIPDPNNMRDFVSYPTAGNERLHCTMKRTEDDPEVGGPCYTLYLEYLGGLVPILKGRRISKLRPEFVIMDPKTDGKADEIYGNSLISTVIDSCNCSDSSDIELSDDWAAKKSPKISRASKSPKLPRINIEARKSPKMSRAAQEISRSPRLPIRKPSIGSPSLTRREFPLEDITQHNYLAQVTSNIWGTKFKIVGLAAFLPTNLGAVIYKTSLLHLQPRQMTIYLPEVRKISMDYINLPVFNPNVFSEDEDDLPVPGAPGAPASSPPCTVNIPIAPIHSSAQAMSPTQSIGLVQSLLANQNVQLDVLTNPPAEAGGEGAGPFPGPPGRFPAPGAGQLAGAAGDMGRAAPVPPALAPPPPAPPAITLADLRDHGDREHEPLPKAKAPRPAPQLVEGDAVIFGATPELQLNKMNPPPPYPGTIPTAPPAALPPPPGPPQPPLDLCLKKGEFSLYPAGHYQTPLGYERITTFDSSGNVEEVCRPRTRMLCAQSTYTLPGPGSSATLRITAAEKKMQQPCTSATLNRLTVPRYSIPTGDPPPYPDIASQLAQGRSITQRLDSSIIHATLRRNSREAALKMAQLVDGQRATLQLPPKAKSNVVTAQYQQRVPTALYTCSQCSSNNGSGGGSNPSAGGAGSIASANASSSTSSVGGMRSDLSTGSASQHSSVMAHSVSTSPLASQSSYSLLSPPDNSRDRADYINSAFTEDEALSQHCPVEKSIRHVPVSLAEAALSVKRPPPYQWDPMVSEEIWVPQERTSQSSVPNPLKPTPLIIGQAQHLDMSRVPFVSPKSPTSPTATFQTSYGVGVPYPGNYSAPPLQGMQPPCSPKEALAPTQFAQQEPAVVLQPGYPSNLSYCPLPPMYPGSSACSSLQLPPIALHPWSSYSTCPPVQNPQGTLPPKPLLVVEKPVMSPPPVELQGHVGTEVMVETADTFQEVLSLTESPVPQRTDKFGKKSRKRLDSRAEEGNVQAITEGKVKKEARTLTDFNSLISSPRLGREKKKVKSQKDQLKSKKLNKTNEFQDSSESEPELFISGDELMNQSQGSKKGWKTKRSLRTASELDEFKCRKASEKEDGRLGSQGFVYVMANKQPLWNEATQVYQLDFGGRVTQESAKNFQIELEGRQVMQFGRIDGNAYILDFQYPFSAVQAFAVALANVTQRLK
- the TULP4 gene encoding tubby-related protein 4 isoform X3; its protein translation is MYAAVEHGPVLCSDSNILCLSWKGRVPKSEKEKPVCRRRYYEEGWLATGNGRGVVGVTFTSSHCRRDRNTPQRINFNLRGHNSEVVLVRWNEPFQKLATCDADGGIFVWIQYEGRWSVELVNDRGAQVSDFTWSHDGTQALISYRDGFVLVGSVSGQRHWSSEINLESQITCGIWTPDDQQVLFGTADGQVIVMDCHGRMLAHVLLHESDGILSMSWNYPSFLVEDSSESDTDSDDYSPPQDGPAAYPVPVQNTKPLLTVSFTSGDISLMNNYDDLSPTIIRSGLKDVVVQWCTQGDLLAVAGMEKQSQLVDLSNGSLLKSALVKFYNVRGEHIYTLETPVQRPIISICWGHRDSRLLMASGPALYVVRVEHRVSSLQLLCQQTIASCLRDDKDISKLTLPPRLCSYLTTAFIPTIKPPIPDPNNMRDFVSYPTAGNERLHCTMKRTEDDPEVGGPCYTLYLEYLGGLVPILKGRRISKLRPEFVIMDPKTDGKADEIYGNSLISTVIDSCNCSDSSDIELSDDWAAKKSPKISRASKSPKLPRINIEARKSPKMSRAAQEISRSPRLPIRKPSIGSPSLTRREFPLEDITQHNYLAQVTSNIWGTKFKIVGLAAFLPTNLGAVIYKTSLLHLQPRQMTIYLPEVRKISMDYINLPVFNPNVFSEDEDDLPVPGAPGAPASSPPCTVNIPIAPIHSSAQAMSPTQSIGLVQSLLANQNVQLDVLTNPPAEAGGEGAGPFPGPPGRFPAPGAGQLAGAAGDMGRAAPVPPALAPPPPAPPAITLADLRDHGDREHEPLPKAKAPRPAPQLVEGDAVIFGATPELQLNKMNPPPPYPGTIPTAPPAALPPPPGPPQPPLDLCLKKGEFSLYPAGHYQTPLGYERITTFDSSGNVEEVCRPRTRMLCAQSTYTLPGPGSSATLRITAAEKKMQQPCTSATLNRLTVPRYSIPTGDPPPYPDIASQLAQGRSITQRLDSSIIHATLRRNSREAALKMAQLVDGQRATLQLPPKAKSNVVTAQYQQRVPTALYTCSQCSSNNGSGGGSNPSAGGAGSIASANASSSTSSVGGMRSDLSTGSASQHSSVMAHSVSTSPLASQSSYSLLSPPDNSRDRADYINSAFTEDEALSQHCPVEKSIRHVPVSLAEAALSVKRPPPYQWDPMVSEEIWVPQERTSQSSVPNPLKPTPLIIGQAQHLDMSRVPFVSPKSPTSPTATFQTSYGVGVPYPGNYSAPPLQGMQPPCSPKEALAPTQFAQQEPAVVLQPGYPSNLSYCPLPPMYPGSSACSSLQLPPIALHPWSSYSTCPPVQNPQGTLPPKPLLVVEKPVMSPPPVELQGHVGTEVMVETADTFQEVLSLTESPVPQRTDKFGKKSRKRLDSRAEEGNVQAITEGKVKKEARTLTDFNSLISSPRLGREKKKVKSQKDQLKSKKLNKTNEFQDSSESEPELFISGDELMNQSQGSKKGWKTKRSLRTASELDEFKCRKASEKEDGRLGSQGFVYVMANKQPLWNEATQVYQLDFGGRVTQESAKNFQIELEGRQALTLAQVGCYCTKPRLLSGCNHQDIKT